The genome window CTAATATGAAAGGCACAGGAAATGTATGAGTGCAAAGAAAGGGACTTGGACCACATTTAAAACACAGGTATATATGGAAGGAAGGGTACAAGGAATGGTAAGAACTCTAAAGCATGTAGTACTAGGATTGGTAGCCATAGGAGTATTAAACAATGTGTACTACCTGAGATGTTAAGACTGATGGAAATGTGAAAGAATGATGACAGGAACATAAAAGTGAGAGTAGGGGTTTGCAGTATGTAATTTCCAAGGCATGGTGATTATGTGTATGTAAAAATAAGGTTGAACACAGGTTTAACTTATGATTCTAATAAGTGTAGCCTGTGGAAATCTCAGAATAGAAATTTGGggtcagggaggagggaggggggataaCCATTTCACTGAGCTGGCAGAGCGTAATTTGAGGGAGAAGTGGGTGCAAGGAGCTGGAAGTaatatgatggaggaggaaagagatgatatTGGCATATGAGAGTGGTTTAATGAAGGTGGCTCAGCGATgagtaggaaagaaaggtaggagaaTTAAATggataaaggtggtggtggtggtggttgttgtgaggCTTCAGACCATTAAAATAAAAGAGTATGTGATGTAATGGATTAAATTATTAAATGCTAGATCATCAGAAAcgggtgaagaggaggatgaagctgCCACCTGAGTGTGTAGCTGACAGGATTATAATTTCTGAGATCTGTTTGGTCTCATTTCTTGTGTATTAAGATTATGGTTGCATTTTTCGACACTcagattttttcctttcctgagaCATGTATTGAAAAGTTTCACTAGTTTTTCTACAGCTTTTTCTGACTGTTAAAATATCTACATTATTGCCACACTCCATGGGAGCTTTCCCTCTTTTCATGCATTCCAgtgcttctttatttccttattttgttgCTGCTGGGATTTCTGTGATATaattttatttctgtattctaACCTATAACTCTTGTTCAGCCTCTGGACCCTACAAGGAGATGGTGCTTCTATCATTATGCTTCTGTGTGGTGCAAAGACCTGAGGATGtaattttctgatttcctgtgtaatgattactgcttccaggtcaGACCCTTCTCTGTGTGTCCAGTACATttctgaggtgattgtctctgagaTAGACgcccacatactttctctactcctcatgctaaaaaacccTGCTGTAGTTACACTTGTTTTTGTGCAATAAAAAATATAGGCAGCTCACAAAACGTACCAATAAGTCTTAAAATTCCTGGTAATCATGTTTATAATATTTTTGTGGAAACGGGTCaatttgtatttttttggggATATTTAGATTACGTGATTGGCAAATACATGGACAGAAAGGGTCAGCAGTCCTTGTGTATTAATGTGTCTCTTCTTATATGTGTACAGGTACATATGTATGTTTGTTTTCATTCATGATGGTAAACCAGATTTGGTAACTTATCCATGTGTTTGGGTTTCAGGTGTGAGGCGTCGGGATGGTGTGTTGGGGGCGTGAAACGAGAgagtgcagcagcagcagcagcggcagcagcagctccAGCACCAAGGTGTTGGCCAGATGAGCAGCAGCACGGCCGAGCCTCCCCCAGGTGATCACCCTGGGGGGCAGGCCAGGGACTCCAGTGCCAGCCCCCAGTCCCCAGTGCCACCCTTGAACCCCACTGATGCCAGGTAGGCCATGTCCTCTGCCTCGGGTTGGAGCCATAGGTTTGTTACACACTAACTGAGCAATGCTGCACCAAGTTGGTGTTAGTGGCAGGCTCATCAGCCTCACCCACCACCCTTGGATATCTACCTCAATCTAGCCTGCCAAGTAAAGCTTTCCtgtcatatattttattattggtGACTAGATGGATCAGCTCAGTGGATGAATATTGAAGAGAGAAATTGGCAGGTGAGAGATTACATGTGGTTAAAGGGAATGCCAGAACAGGGACACTTAGAGATGTTCCTATATATTAAGTATATTCTAAGAGATGCCGTCACCTTTCAgcagagaggatgagggaggtgCTGTAGGGATTGAGAGGAGCTGGCCGGCTGACCCTCGGCCGCCTGTGCCAGGCGAGGAGGATGCCTCTGGCCCAGACCCTCAGCCTCCTTATGGAGACTGGGGTAAGGAGTCCCCCCTCGCCATCATGCCCTACCCCTCCCACCATCTTTATGCTCACTTTCAAGGTATATGGTTTCTTTCATTGAAACAATTAGCCTTAAAGACTGATGGCTACATATTTGCATGTTGCTTAGCAATTCAAGAGATGAGATTGCTTGAATTGTATGTATGCACATTTCATTATAatattgtgtgtatatgtgtgtgtgtgtgtgtgtgtgtgtgtgtgtgagagagagagagagagagagagagagagagagagagagagagagagactcatacattgtgtttttttgtacaggtgaggggggtggggatgGCCCTGCAGCTGGCCCAGGCTCTGCGGAGGCTGGATCGCCTGTCTGTGGGGGGGGCGAGGGCAGCTCCACACCCCCGGTAGTTCGGTGGTCTCAGTCATTGCAGCACCTGCTAGAGGATCCCCAGGGTGTCCACCTCTTCCAGGAGTATCTCAAGGAAGAGTGTGGCACCTGTGAGGAGGTGCTCTTCTGGTTTGCCTGCAATGGTTTGCGCCGCACTGACCAGGACCCCTGGCAGCTGGTACCTATAATATGGAAAAAGTTCATCCGCAACTATACTGTGAAGGTCACTGAGAAGACATACAAGACCATTAACGACCGCATCAATGCCCGCAGTATTGACCGCAACATCTTTGATGATGCTCAACGGGAGGTGTGTagcattcctcttttcttgagGGGATCTTTGGAAGTGGATGTTGGGTTCACTTGGAATGGATTGTCAGGTTTTTTGTATCCTTTGTGGCCTCTGCTAACTTTCCATGTtttcaggtggaggaggagatagaacgAAGTACCTACCCCAGTTTCCTGAAGAGCGAGACCTACCTCACTTACCTCAGCATGGTGACACAGCAGGGTGGGGGGCCAGGGGCAGAATCCCCTCACAGCCCCTCCCCAAGCAGCCCTGGTGGAGTAAACACAGGGGTGATGCTGCCCACCCTGCATGAAGACTGTGAGTATGAGGGTGGGACAGGAGCCACCCAGCTGCGCCTCACCCAGGAAGCCCTTGCTGCCACAGTCAAGCGCAGGGCGGCTCCAGAGAGAAGAAAACCTGAGGCCTATGCTGGGTAAGTTGTCACCATACAGGCTCCTTGCTCAATCCTTTGTGCTCTCtcactctttgtctgtctctctgctctctctcttacatgcatatctccccctacacacacacatccacacacacacacacacacacacacacacacacacacacacacacacacacacacacacacacacacctgccttcgGCCAAAAGAAGCAGAAATGCCTACGGAACTATGAGCAAAGCGCAaaaagctaacacacacacacacacacacacacacacacacacacacacacacacacacacacacatgatcatgGTGAATGCAAAGAAGCTGAATGTGGAGGTGAATTCTTCAAGGATGATGAGGTATGCAAGTTAATGTACAGGGTGAGTAAGAAGTCGTTATATTTGTATCACCACTGCTGGCACCATTCCTGCAGCACATCACTGGAGGAAAAATTTGGCCTTTTCATACCTACACTGTAGTTGTTATTTTTTAGTAGTTTGTATGTAATTTTTACTTACAGTAATGCAGTCTGTACCCTTTGACCTGTTACTCTCTTTGTGCACAGTCACTCCTCACCTACCTGGAACCCTTTGTAACATTTGTGTGGTTAAAATTCTTCAAGTGACAGGCACATCATTACACCATCGACTTGTTGTTGTCTTGTAGTGTCACAAGTGGGATATATTTAAGGAATTGTCATTAACTTCTCTCCTCTAACTGTATGCCAAGGTTCAAAAGTGTGGGTGCTCAGTCTTTGAATCTGAATGAGATGCATGgagtgctttttttatattttttaaacatactAGTAATATCTTGAATAACAGCCTGCCACTCCCTGAAGAAAAAGAGGCACAACCATTGTGTCCTGTCGTTTGGTTCAGAAACTTGTGTCTTCAACAAAAGATCTACATACAGAGAAAGCTAACAAGTCCACAAAAAGGAATGGAGAGTAAAAGGCTGAGTATAAAATGGAGAGACAGAAATAGGCATCATGGATTAGAaaacagacaaaggttgaagaCATTCTAATGACAAGAATAAGAAATGTACTTGGGGCAGGTCCATTCTGACTTACCTTTAATTTAATGCAGCAGCACAAAAAGTGTTAGATATTAGttgtaaaagagaaagaatgatgttGATGGAAGGAATCTATTATGGTTGTCCTCACCTCCATATATTGGATGTCAAAGGTTTCATTCCTTAATGTATCCCAAAATTTAGATTAGATGTGTCTTCTGATCAAAGTCATGGATACAGTATATTAGTCCTGACGTAGCTAGTATTATTTCAGACATCAAAAATTAGTCTTTAAGTTGAGTAGTATAGATAAAGTGGATTAATTATTCATACAAGTCATAACATTGTCAAGAGGTGAAGAGTAGATGAGGTCTGGCATTTAGGGTTCAGCGTCAGCAGACTCCCCTGGCTGTCACATGCAATTACTACATAGATAATCCTGGTTAACTTAGTTTTATAACCTCCAGGATATTTAAGTCAGCCAGGTGAATCTAGAGGGTTTTCAGTTATGCAAAGACCAGGACTAAAATACATTAATAAGTTCTCATTGGCTTTATTTAGCAGTGACACCTGTAAAACAGGAATTTTCAACAGCTAACCATACCACTGTTACGTGAGGAGAGGCtgttgtcattttctttctcacttcatttgctactttgattgATTTCTAGTGTTTTGTCAGGCTTGGCTTCCACTATTTTTTGTTGCATTTATTTTAGCATTTTGTCCATTTTTCACATTTTACCccagttttcttgtttttatgatTGTGTTGTGTTTATGTTCTAGGCAATATTTGCATGGAAGAGGCATTTTTGGTGGGGGGGGCGTGAACCCCTACCATGCGGTGTACGGCACGGTGCACCTCTCCAGCAGGCAGGACTCTGAGCTCCAGAGTCTTAGCTCTGATGCCCTCACCGATGACACCCTCTCCTGCACTGACTCCTCTGTGTGAGTACTTGCTGGCTGCACCCTGGCCACATCCTACAACTATGCTCTCAGTTCCACCCAGCCTggttacttcctctcctttctcctgtgattttttttctttcctactaatCTCTCCTACTACTTCTCTCTTTTGTGCCTGCTAGCCTTCCTGCTTTCTTGCCTGTGCTTGCTTCTTGCATGCTTGCCTGCTAACCATCTAGTCACATTTTATTCACCACTTTTATCCAGCCACAACTAATCATATGGGTAAGTCAATAAGATGAATAGAGTCATGAGCATAGTTCAGAGCAGAACTGGAATTTATTCATTGGTTTTGATTTGAAAAGAAGAGTATGAGGTGAGAGTGatgagaggaagaatagatgTTTGATATGGTATAATAATTTTGTTGCTTTGTCCATCATGTCATCAGGAACATTCTATGATAGTTGTTTATGGGGTTCCAAATCGAAGACTTCCTGCAGATCCAAGTTCATACACCTACCACTTTATGAAGTGGTTATTTTCCTGAAAGAACATTGGCTTAGAAAATATTTATTGTGTGAACCCTTTATAGCCTGGGTCATGTGGACTTTAGTCAATGGAGACCTCATCTTTCATCCACCTGGATTAACCCTGTTTTTGCTTGCTTAataaatacatgtgtattttataacTCCCTAACTCTTAATTTAAAATTACAGCTATGATTTAACATATAAATACTGTTGGCCTGCCTTTATCCATGTTTTTTACCCAACCGTAGTttaaaaacaagtaaataataGTCCAGAgtattcacaaaaaaaaaaatgcttgaaaTTCCTTCTTCAGTACTGGCTTCTAAATATACATAAGATAGATTTATAAGTTTCATAAAAATATGAAGCCACCTTTGCTATCTTTAAATTATATTTCTTTGCCCTTTTCAAAGTCTGAGATATATTCATGAAAGCTTTATGCTTTCTTATCCAACATGTTGCTACCCACAGGGACATTATTATGCACCATGTCCTCCAACCACACATTCAAAGCATTTTCTGGCTTCAAAAGTGCTTTATTACAAACTTAAAATGCCCTTTTCGCTGCTTCTGGCACAACATTAAAACTAGCTCTTTATAACATTGTGCAGATACATATTAGATTTATTCTTTCCACATCAGAGGCCAACTTTCACTAGGAAAATTATGTATTTAAGATTATGCTCATGAAATAAACACAAGGGCTGATCTAGTGAGTGGAAAAATGTATCCATTTTAATTGTGCTAGTAATTTTTTCCAGATGTTATACTGTTTGTTATTAATGTACTGTGCATTTACATATTCTGGTGTACAGTAAAATTGTACAGAAAATTGTATGGAGTAGCTATTCACCAAGCAGTATGCATTCCTGGTCATGGTCTTCTTGTCATAGAATGATAAATAAAGTTAATTAAATCAAGGATAAATTTAGTGGTGGCAGCATCCTTGTCCCAGTTCTATGTATTGTTCATTTGTGGTAAAACCCTCAAAGCCATCTCTACTTGTTGGAAGCATTGCCTCTGCCATTCTAATGGTTTGGTACCACAACAACTGTATTTTACTCAGTTTGAACAATTCCTTTGACCTTTTGTGGCCAAACTTGAATGcaaccctcactcactcatttctcTAAAATCACAACAGGCTaacttttgtatttatttatttatttatttattcattctttcattttgtgtgtgtgtgtgtgtatgtgtgtgtgtgtgtacatacatgGATACAAGTATATGTGCATGCTTGTGTTCATGCATGCATGGTTTCGTAAGTGCTGTGATGGTGATTATTTGCCTAACTGACAGTGTGCTTCAGGAGAGGCAGCCACCTGCAGTATTTTATAACAGTTTTGTTTCATCATACATTTTAATTTTCTCTTGTGTTACCACACTTCATACTGTTAACAGCAGTAAAGACTATGTCAGTGATGTTTGAGGAAAAGGAACAGCCAGATGTCTATTACAATGAAAGCTCTTTGATTGAATGCAGAATGGAAATAGTGGATGCAAGGTATCCAGCAAATGAGAGGTTTTGTAGAAGTTTCTGTGGAAAAAAATTGAACCAGAATTGTTCCTTACAGTGTGACGTCAGACCTTCCTAAACCTGTGGAATATTGTTATTTGTGGGTATTAACTATTCCATTAAAGGGTCCAGTGCCCAAACTATTTATGTCATGTGGCCACTTTTGTTGCATAACCTTTTCCCAGTTTGACCAAAGATTCTGTACTTCCTTGATGCACAATCCCCACCCAGATTACGTGCTGAGATACAAAAAGGGGTTTAGTGTAGTAGCATTATCTTTGGATATAATCAGTATGTAGCCACTGAGTTGGAGAAAATTAGAAAAGTGTAAATCCATGGGTAAGGTCCTGGTACTTCTCTGAATGCTCTCCAAAGTGTTAGATAAGACAAATTTGTTCTTAGCATTTGAACATATTGTGTTTACTGAACAACATCAATCTTATTACTAAAGTCGGTTTCATTCCACCCGTCCACTCGCGaatgtagatgtggcacctgtgcaTTGTTAGTTTGTAATTGCTTGAAGATCAAAtttttattttcagtgatatatatgaatgtttgtgtatacaaagaaCCCTCAAGCTACCTTATATAATCAGCAAGCATGCCAATTTGCattgataatataccatacaagcacatgaaatacaagcttgtatcaaacagcaTAGTCAGATCATACTCAAATGATTTACAGCCTTTCAAATacctataattcatctcattataggtatatgtagtgcggcgacggcctgatgaacgagcctcccataacccacttagccagtggggtacctctttggccgactcggtaaggagtggctctcccgtcacgctggtcgcgggttcaatcccaggcagccggggaataccctcactcttgattaatttctcgtgttatttcgatacacacagaggccgtgttgagaaataggaaggatttagaaaagaagctcgtcggggcattacatatatacataaaatgacaTTGGTCCTGCAAGtgcctatacataaggaattttgataattTGTTGCCTGTAAATAACATGGATGATATTTGAAATAACCTAACATCACATTCAACAGTTGCTATTtaatatttcatgttattttgcatattaactgttatttacatgcagtaaattattaaaataccctttatttgcaattgcagaaccagatgtcttttaatgcacctgaaatgagatgaattataggcATTTGAAAAGCCATAGATCATTTGAGTATGATCTGACAatactgtttgatacaagcttgtctttcatgtgtttgtatggtagattatcaaTGGAAAttggcatgtttgggatttataaggACTTAGTTTTTGTAATACatgaacattcaaatatattattgaaaaattagTTTTAatatctatcacaacagttgattttcatgtATTCACAAACTAGAaatgtgcaggtgccacatctattaAAATTGGTGCTTTGTTGATGAACAAATTAAATGAAACCAACTTTAGTACCAAAGTAAATTAATGTAAATGTTACTAATTTTCTGGAGAATATTGACACATGATTGCTTCCATTTTCATTGAGACATGTCACTTGAGGTATTGGTGGTGTTTCCTTTGCAGGGACATGTCCATAGGTCACCCTGTCAATCCTAAATATATCAAGAAGCAATACCGACTAATGCGGGAGAATGCCCGCCAGAACCTAGAAAGGCGCATCAGTGGAGGTAATGGGCACAGTGGTGTGGGGAGCGGGGGCATGATTCACGGGGGATTTGTCCCTCGCACCCATCGTATCTGTCATGAGTCCATACCCAAACTGAAGCCTGGGGAGTTTGCTGCTCTCCTCATAGAGAAGCTGGAGAAGGTGCAGAGGGAACGGGAGTCCCAGGAAAAAGTGCAGCAATCCTTCAAGAGGATACAAGAGGTTGGTGAATTACATCTTCCTTTTACCCTTCTctcttgtctttatttttgtAAAGTGATTGGGGTTGATAATTCAAACATTTGCATATGAGGAGTAAAGTAGAAATTTATGCATACTCTGAGTGCAGACCCTTTAAATTCTTAGAGGGTCTGATAGTAATGAAACAATgctaatttcctttttctcttccaggGTGACAATGTTTCAGATGAGTGTCGCAGAGAACACGCCTTCAACAGTCTACCCCCATCACTATTGCTAGACAAGCTGGCCCAGAAGATTCCCATAGATGATGTTGACCCATGCCAGGCCATCCTGGGTAAGTTGTTAGTGTTTTTATGTCAGACTGAAAGAGTATTGTGCTGCCTTATTTATGGTGTAGGCTTAGGCTTCATATCAGAGCAATAATAATCAAATATTCTTTGCTCATTTGAAATTTGGTACTTGATTGTGTAGTAGGATCTCGATAAGTTGACATCCTGTATAGATGGGAATAGCTTTTACCTGACTTTTAAGTAAGTTTCCCTGTCTTCTCAGTATCCTTAGGCAGCTTCTGCATTGTGGCAAGGGTAAATGATTTTTGTTGAAAGTTTTAAACTTGTGCAATTTATGAATGGTATGCAGTGTAAAGTATTTGTGAGCCCAAACCTCTGTGGACTTTCCATAGTGTCAGACCCTTCTGAGCATAGATTTCTTTGTTATTATGAGTTGTCTCTTTGTGAATTATGATTACGGGAATGTTTTTCTTATTAGAGTGCATTTTccattcttacttctttcttGCAAAACCAATACATAAGTGCAACGAGAGCCATATGCCAGAAGGATGGACAAAGTCATTTGTATATATCTGATCACCTTGACAATCTGTAAAGCAGATGTGGGAATATTATCCTTGTGAGTTTCAGTTTTATGATAATCTTCATGGATTTATTTTGCACAACTCTGTAACTTCCATTTCACTTGTGTAATGTAAGAAATAGCTATCACTATTGATAAATGAGGTACACTGCAGCATTTTGTAAAAGACATCCCAAGTACTAATGGTATTTTCCCCTGGCAGATGAACATGTGTCTCGTGTGTGGCAAGACAGCAATAATGATACCCCGGCAAGGTCCCCAGGCTCACCACGGCCGCGTTCACCCACCAGTGGCAGAAGAGGCTGCACCGCCCAGTCTGCACGCCCTACTCTTGCCTCACAGCATGCCTCTAAGGTACCCTCTCCCTATCTGACCCTCAGTGTTcctctcttttacacacacaaacataattgGACAAAAACATGTATGGAGATAGGGCAATACTAGCTTACTTCAACTAATGTAactacaactagataaatacatacacaaaaaagttCATAACAAAAATATCAGCATATCACTAGACTCAAACCAGCCAAGAGAACAAGTTGGAGGGCCAAATGGAAAGAATATCAGAACATTTGCTAGaacaagatggaaaagagaaagtggaagcgCCTGGTACAGCCACCCTCTTGTGGCTTGTGGGAGTCATGGGGTGTACATATTTGTACGGTACCACTTTTAAAATCATATTTTACTAAGAAAAGAAGTTTTGAGATCAAAATTTTTAGGAAGTATTACAtagttttgttctcttctttattctgtcAATATTGCATATTCAGGATCAAGTATTGTGAATTTTCTTTACATTCATGTATATATACTATGAATTTCTTTtattatgactgtgtgtgtgtatgtgtgtgtgtggtgtgtgtgtgcgtgcatgcatGGATGCGTGTACATGCGTTTGTGCGCATGCACACGCACATCCTTGCAGGGAGGGGGTGGAGCTCATCCGTCCATGTTTGTCTCCGGCAACTACCTTCCCTCAACCCAGCTGGTTCACCTGCTACAGGGCCACTCAGTACATCATCCCCATGGTCATCTGTCACATCTGCAGGGTCATCTGCCACACCACCCTATGGGACACCAAGTTCATCTACCCCCAGGCCACTTGCCTCACCCCTACCAGGCCTCCAAGAACTGGAGTCATGCGCGGCGACGAGACCGTGTGAGTCCATTACCTTGATGCACATTTCTGACTGGGGGAATGATGATTTGTGGGCTCAGTCAGgggcttcatctttttctctcaggCTTCAGAGCTTGGCCTTCACTGTAGTTTTAACTAGCTATCCCATAATTTCTCATCTTCTTAGTCTGTTGAAGTGTCACCTGGATGTCTGATTTTGCTGAAGATGATTTCTGTTTTCATTGTTCAGTGGGGCACTGAGCTTCATGTTTAATCAGTACTGCCACAAAGTGCATGTAACAAAAAAGATGATTGGTTCTGGACTCATCCGTGTGTGCTGAGAATGAGTGCTGGAACATTGATATTGGAGATGcttctgctgtggccaccccTTTGAGGGAAGCTCTCATGAGGAAACAAGAAACtggagatatagatatagatagatagtttccTACATTGATGTTAGTGTTTATGTACCAGCAGAGGTTTGGGATTGGTGTACAAGTGAAACATAAAGGTGTATAATGTCTGTTTGGCTCTTCAGTATATATGTGGAGGGGTTTgtgagaaaagtgaaagaaagaataagattaGTAGTGCAAAATGGAATATTATTGGTGTTGAATAGTTTGTAGGAGTCTGCAGAGTTTTTGTTTAGATGGTGAAGTTTTAGAAAGTACAGTATGAGTGAGTCTAAAAGATGCAAGAGAAGGAAACTTAGAATGAATATTTAAATAAGAGTGTAAAGTAATGGAGTTAAGAGAGAAAGCAGACTGAAGTAATCATATCAGCCTAGGATTAGATGGGGTGTCAGTGTTCCAGAAAGGGAGTGTATAATAGGAAGAAGCTGAGACAATGTGGCCATCCCAAAAGGCAGGAATTCCCTAGAGGTAACAAGGTATTCAGGCAATGGATAAGTAGTcaagttacattttttttttattcagttgaACCTTCACAGAGTAGCCATTATGGTTTGAATGAGTGAGCAGTTTTGCCTACAGGATGTGTATTCCACGTTCTCCTCTGACTCTGGCAATGTTGCTGACTACTATGAGGGAAGTGAGCGTCCTGGACCCCAGCACCTCATCCCCAAGTCCCGCTCCATGCCAGATTACATGGAGAACTACGCAGGTCTGTCTTACCTTTTGGCTGagtttaacacttttttttctcttcagaaCTACCCTCCTATGGGTCATATTCCTCACTTGGATGCCTGGAACATGTAGACAGAGGAACTGCTGAGAAGGGATAATGGAAGGACAAGGGGACATGAACATAAATTGAGGAGAACTTGGTGGAGGAAGAATCTGTAGAAGTTTGGCTTTCTCAGTGGAATCGTTGATGCTTAGAATAGTCTGGATGCAGAGATAATTAGAGCTAAAATCATCCATTAATTCAAAGCAAAATTGGACAAAagcagatatggagatgggacatgAGCTGAGCATTTTACAATTTACAATATTGCAATTTATAATACTGCCACTGCACATATAGAAAAGAAACCATactatatttatacacattaaaATTTGTTCTTACTGGATGTATACACTTGAAGTGGTCTTACCGAACCTGTGCATTTGAGGGAGTAACAGTTTGTTGTGTGTCTGTTACAGGGACCAGTAGTGATGGTGGCAGTTCTGGTGGCAGGAGGCTACCAGGGAGTCGGCGCAGCAGTTCCCGTCGTCCCCCAGCTGACCTCACTGACTCTGGAGTCTCTGTGGTGTCTGACTCTggtccttccctcactccctctgccTCTTCCACAGAAAGGTGGgtcctcacaaacacacacacatacatggcaATGAAA of Eriocheir sinensis breed Jianghai 21 chromosome 14, ASM2467909v1, whole genome shotgun sequence contains these proteins:
- the LOC126998478 gene encoding axin-1-like isoform X4, translating into MSSSTAEPPPGDHPGGQARDSSASPQSPVPPLNPTDASREDEGGAVGIERSWPADPRPPVPGEEDASGPDPQPPYGDWGKESPLAIMPYPSHHLYAHFQGEGGGDGPAAGPGSAEAGSPVCGGGEGSSTPPVVRWSQSLQHLLEDPQGVHLFQEYLKEECGTCEEVLFWFACNGLRRTDQDPWQLVPIIWKKFIRNYTVKVTEKTYKTINDRINARSIDRNIFDDAQREVEEEIERSTYPSFLKSETYLTYLSMVTQQGGGPGAESPHSPSPSSPGGVNTGVMLPTLHEDCEYEGGTGATQLRLTQEALAATVKRRAAPERRKPEAYAGQYLHGRGIFGGGGVNPYHAVYGTVHLSSRQDSELQSLSSDALTDDTLSCTDSSVDMSIGHPVNPKYIKKQYRLMRENARQNLERRISGGNGHSGVGSGGMIHGGFVPRTHRICHESIPKLKPGEFAALLIEKLEKVQRERESQEKVQQSFKRIQEGDNVSDECRREHAFNSLPPSLLLDKLAQKIPIDDVDPCQAILDEHVSRVWQDSNNDTPARSPGSPRPRSPTSGRRGCTAQSARPTLASQHASKGHSVHHPHGHLSHLQGHLPHHPMGHQVHLPPGHLPHPYQASKNWSHARRRDRDVYSTFSSDSGNVADYYEGSERPGPQHLIPKSRSMPDYMENYAGTSSDGGSSGGRRLPGSRRSSSRRPPADLTDSGVSVVSDSGPSLTPSASSTERVTSWLLDSDKFCGSLSSGSVCAEAEWDPRLPSSRSTHTSAGATSPGTIRRSGSSGGRRSGSGMSMGGTATSGSNTSVSGSLVGGGRMGSQERGAWAGMDPALHLAHSHSLHLPQGPLQPHLPHQEDSKRKSRGGGSHGSGRSGGHSSSHSSGHSRGHSEAGSGRAVGHGEAVPTAAPAATSGSNGSTLRRARPPRHTQSTPTGVVCESGGSSGGGSGGGIGSSQLGTGSGASVGSSTTTAPEVTTIVYNFHDDAVPFVTRVPTFPVTLKRFKQHLPKKGNYRFFFKKHCEEFGLINEEITEDSVDLPLFEGKIFAQIRKAD